The sequence GAGTTGGAAAATGATCGTCAAGCTATCCATGCTTACCTGAGGGAGAAAAAATGAGTGATTTTATCGTTGAAAAACTAAGCAAATCCGTTGGTGACAAGACCGTTTTTAAGGATATTTCCTTTATCATCCATGACTTGGATAGAATCGGTCTAATAGGTGTCAATGGGACGGGTAAGACCACCCTTTTAGACGTCCTTTCTGGCGTTTCTGGCTTTGATGGGGATGTCAGTCCTTTTTCTGCTAAGAATGACTATAAGATTGGCTACTTGACACAGGATCCTGATTTTGATGATAGCAAGACGGTCTTGGATACGGTTCTCTCTAGCGACCTCAAGGAAATCCAGTTGATTCGTGAGTATGAGTTAATCATGCTCAATTACAGTGAGGACAAGCAGGCTCGTTTGGAACGGGTCATGGCAGAGATGGATTCTCTCCAAGCCTGGGAAATTGAAAGCCAGGTCAAGACGGTCCTCAGTAAGCTAGGTATTCAGGACTTGTCGACTCCAGTTGGTGAATTGTCAGGCGGTCTCAGAAGACGGGTCCAGTTGGCGCAAGTTCTCCTAGGAAACCACGACCTCTTGCTTCTGGACGAGCCGACCAACCACCTGGACATTGCGACCATTGAGTGGCTGACTCTTTTTTTGAAGAATTCTAAGAAGACAGTTCTCTTTATCACCCACGATCGTTATTTCCTAGATGCGCTATCAACGCGGATTTTCGAGTTGGACCGAGCAGGCTTGACCGAGTATCAGGGAAATTATCAGGACTATGTTCGCCTCAAGGCTGAACAAGATGAGCGTGATGCAGCACTTCTCCACAAAAAGGAACAACTTTATAAGCAAGAATTAGCCTGGATGCGTAGACAACCACAGGCCCGTGCGACCAAGCAACAGGCCCGTATCAATCGTTTCTACGATTTGAAAAAAGAAGTTTCAGGTGGCGTTGCTGAAACAGACTTGACCATGAACTTTGAAACAAGTCGGATTGGGAAAAAAGTCATCGAGTTTCAGAATGTTTCCTTTGCTTATGAGAACAAGCCCATTTTGCAAGATTTTAATCTCTTAGTGCAAGCTAAAGACCGTATCGGAATCGTTGGGGATAATGGTGTCGGGAAGTCAACTCTTCTAAACCTCATCGCAGGAAGTCTTGAGCCGACTAAAGGTCAAGTTATCATCGGTGAGACGGTTCGCATTGCCTATTTCTCTCAACAAATTGAAGGTTTAGATGAAAGCAAGCGCGTTATCAATTACCTGCAGGAAGTAGCAGAAGAGGTTAAGACCAGTGGTGGTTCTACGACTTCCATTGCAGAGTTGCTAGAGCAGTTCCTCTTCCCACGTTCGACGCATGGAACCTTGATTGAGAAATTGTCTGGTGGAGAGAAAAAGCGTCTTTATCTCCTCAAACTGCTCTTGGAAAAACCCAATGTTCTTCTTTTGGACGAGCCGACCAATGACCTAGATATTGCGACTTTGACAGTCTTGGAAAATTTCTTGCGGGGCTTTGCAGGTCCTGTCTTGACAGTTAGCCACGATCGTTATTTCTTGGATAAGGTAGCGACCAAGATTCTCGCTTTTGAGGATGGCAAGATTCTTCCCTTCTTTGGCCATTACACCGACTATCTTGATGAAAAAGCCTTTGAAACAGAGATGGCCAATCAAGTGCAAAAGGCCGAAAAGGAGAAAGTGGTCAAGGTCCGTGAAGACAAGAAACGCATGACCTACCAAGAAAAGCAGGAGTGGGCAAGCATTGAAGGCGATATTGAAGCCTTGGAAAATCGTATCGCTGCTATTGAAGAAGAAATGCAGGCAAATGGCTCTGACTTTGGCAAATTGGCGACGCTTCAGAAAGAGCTAGACGAGAAAAACGAAGCACTTCTTGAAAAATACGAACGTTATGAATACCTAAGTGAGTTGGCATGATGGAAGAAAAAATCATTAAACGTAGTCCCAAGAAAATCATTTGGAATACCTTGTTCGGTCTTTTCGTCTTGTTACCTCTATCTTATCTCTATTCGTATTCGGAAAAGGGGAGCAAACTTCATGCGATAAGTCTTTTGTTTATGCTAGTTGTCCTCTTTTGTGCTGGAGTAGTCATTT comes from Streptococcus oralis and encodes:
- a CDS encoding ABC-F family ATP-binding cassette domain-containing protein codes for the protein MSDFIVEKLSKSVGDKTVFKDISFIIHDLDRIGLIGVNGTGKTTLLDVLSGVSGFDGDVSPFSAKNDYKIGYLTQDPDFDDSKTVLDTVLSSDLKEIQLIREYELIMLNYSEDKQARLERVMAEMDSLQAWEIESQVKTVLSKLGIQDLSTPVGELSGGLRRRVQLAQVLLGNHDLLLLDEPTNHLDIATIEWLTLFLKNSKKTVLFITHDRYFLDALSTRIFELDRAGLTEYQGNYQDYVRLKAEQDERDAALLHKKEQLYKQELAWMRRQPQARATKQQARINRFYDLKKEVSGGVAETDLTMNFETSRIGKKVIEFQNVSFAYENKPILQDFNLLVQAKDRIGIVGDNGVGKSTLLNLIAGSLEPTKGQVIIGETVRIAYFSQQIEGLDESKRVINYLQEVAEEVKTSGGSTTSIAELLEQFLFPRSTHGTLIEKLSGGEKKRLYLLKLLLEKPNVLLLDEPTNDLDIATLTVLENFLRGFAGPVLTVSHDRYFLDKVATKILAFEDGKILPFFGHYTDYLDEKAFETEMANQVQKAEKEKVVKVREDKKRMTYQEKQEWASIEGDIEALENRIAAIEEEMQANGSDFGKLATLQKELDEKNEALLEKYERYEYLSELA